In Rutidosis leptorrhynchoides isolate AG116_Rl617_1_P2 chromosome 2, CSIRO_AGI_Rlap_v1, whole genome shotgun sequence, one genomic interval encodes:
- the LOC139890608 gene encoding large ribosomal subunit protein eL39z/eL39x-like, which produces MIKKKLGKKMRQNRPIPNWIRMRTDNTIRYNAKRRHWRRTKLGF; this is translated from the exons ATGATCAAGAAGAAGCTTGGCAAGAAGATGAGGCAAAACAGGCCCATTCCCAACTGGATTCGCATGAGGACTGATAACACTATCAG GTACAATGCGAAGCGCAGGCACTGGCGCAGAACCAAGCTTGGATTTTGA